In Aedes albopictus strain Foshan chromosome 3, AalbF5, whole genome shotgun sequence, the following are encoded in one genomic region:
- the LOC109410481 gene encoding uncharacterized protein LOC109410481 isoform X1 has protein sequence MGVRHLDTYIRETVPGGFIRINIEDEIRKYFEKAGKTNPKPPIIVIDLITLYTPLSKYDRKGLYFGGRFNLAYTVIDEFFGKLKGLGAKLVFFYDGPVPESKNETWCARQDRRYEEMLPLISAVDMGFDLTTLMNYSPPLNFRYALKFIAKKYGELKVTMTHECDQELAAHVTKVNALAIISNDSDFLIYEGSWKYWSSREIQLPTLVTMEYNRAALVRHLDLSFQQMPLLATLSGNDIMPFDVVKLLHYQLGYGDKFSKLARYIKGLGNGPLNEAAIRNILSAFTNSSTWFKQFQQSLDTYSVNINPQDGSTTGDLVQEALSKQESAFMYLLWLEKRLDVSIGLVDMRRTDFGQDYGQLQISLIVHMAGIILFHRKPRQPTQCSIIIKTTHHEPHQAHSYPVVYPRGIETPTLLDLLSKDPVVLEDLQTVKYQLLAWIASDTLNPDELREVPPQLRITVFSVYYLLDQKVLELFEADLLLQVAYDVAFETYDPKAVDYPRKIASRPFRLVFLYQTIYGLATKAYRLVGLDDENFRDDPPFDGVLFHKRYDDWSKGQCELENIEEWRIYKELVSQSLKLEKKR, from the exons ATGGGTGTGCGACATCTGGATACCTACATCCGGGAAACCGTCCCAGGTGGATTCATCAGAATCAATATCGAAGACGAAATCCG AAAGTACTTCGAGAAAGCTGGGAAAACCAATCCAAAGCCACCTATTATCGTAATTGATCTGATCACGCTGTATACACCGCTGAGTAAATACGATCGGAAAGGACTCTACTTCGGCGGGCGGTTCAATTTGGCCTACACTGTGATCGATGAGTTTTTCGGTAAACTGAAAGGCCTGGGTGCCAAATTAGTGTTCTTCTACGATGGCCCGGTACCGGAATCGAAAAACGAAACCTGGTGCGCACGTCAGGATCGTCGATATGAGGAGATGTTGCCGCTGATTAGTGCCGTTGATATGGGTTTCGATTTGACCACATTGATGAATTATTCTCCTCCTTTGAACTTCAGATACGCTTTGAAATTCATCGCCAAAAAGTACGGAGAGCTGAAGGTGACCATGACTCATGAGTGCGATCAAGAGTTGGCAGCCCATGTGACAAAAGTGAACGCCCTGGCAATCATCTCCAACGACTCGGACTTTCTCATCTACGAGGGATCCTGGAAGTACTGGTCATCTCGTGAGATACAGCTGCCCACCCTGGTGACCATGGAGTACAATCGGGCCGCTCTGGTTAGACATCTGGACTTGAGCTTCCAGCAAATGCCACTGTTGGCCACTCTCAGTGGCAACGACATCATGCCATTTGATGTCGTGAAGCTGCTTCATTACCAGCTTGGTTACGGGGATAAATTTTCCAAATTGGCCCGGTACATTAAAGGTCTCGGAAATGGACCCCTCAACGAGGCGGCTATTAGGAACATTTTGAGCGCATTTACAAACAGTAGCACTTGGTTTAAGCAGTTTCAGCAGAGCTTGGATACCTACAGTGTG AATATCAACCCGCAAGACGGTTCCACTACTGGCGATCTTGTTCAAGAAGCCCTTTCCAAGCAGGAATCCGCCTTCATGTATCTGTTATGGCTGGAAAAGCGACTGGACGTAAGCATCGGGTTGGTAGATATGCGCAGAACGGATTTTGGTCAGGACTACGGTCAGCTACAAATTTCACTGATTGTGCACATGGCTGGAATAATTCTGTTCCATCGCAAACCCCGACAGCCCACTCAGTGTTCGATCATCATCAAAACGACCCATCATGAACCACATCAGGCCCACAGTTACCCCGTAGTATATCCTCGAGGCATCGAAACCCCCACACTACTCGACCTTCTGTCCAAAGACCCCGTCGTCCTGGAAGACCTTCAAACTGTGAAGTATCAGCTCCTGGCGTGGATAGCTTCGGACACACTCAATCCGGACGAACTGCGAGAAGTCCCACCGCAGCTACGCATAACCGTTTTCAGCGTGTACTACCTCTTGGACCAAAAGGTCCTCGAGCTGTTTGAAGCCGACTTGCTACTGCAAGTAGCCTACGATGTGGCCTTCGAAACGTACGACCCCAAAGCCGTCGATTACCCCAGGAAGATCGCGAGTCGCCCCTTCCGCTTGGTTTTCCTCTATCAAACGATCTACGGTCTTGCTACGAAGGCCTACCGCCTGGTGGGCTTGGATGACGAAAACTTCCGTGACGACCCTCCCTTCGATGGGGTTCTGTTTCACAAGCGATACGACGATTGGAGCAAAGGGCAGTGCGAGCTGGAGAATATTGAAGAGTGGCGTATCTATAAAGAACTTGTCTCCCAAAGTTTGAAATTGGAAAAGAAGCGATGA
- the LOC109410481 gene encoding uncharacterized protein LOC109410481 isoform X2 encodes MGVRHLDTYIRETVPGGFIRINIEDEIRYALKFIAKKYGELKVTMTHECDQELAAHVTKVNALAIISNDSDFLIYEGSWKYWSSREIQLPTLVTMEYNRAALVRHLDLSFQQMPLLATLSGNDIMPFDVVKLLHYQLGYGDKFSKLARYIKGLGNGPLNEAAIRNILSAFTNSSTWFKQFQQSLDTYSVNINPQDGSTTGDLVQEALSKQESAFMYLLWLEKRLDVSIGLVDMRRTDFGQDYGQLQISLIVHMAGIILFHRKPRQPTQCSIIIKTTHHEPHQAHSYPVVYPRGIETPTLLDLLSKDPVVLEDLQTVKYQLLAWIASDTLNPDELREVPPQLRITVFSVYYLLDQKVLELFEADLLLQVAYDVAFETYDPKAVDYPRKIASRPFRLVFLYQTIYGLATKAYRLVGLDDENFRDDPPFDGVLFHKRYDDWSKGQCELENIEEWRIYKELVSQSLKLEKKR; translated from the exons ATGGGTGTGCGACATCTGGATACCTACATCCGGGAAACCGTCCCAGGTGGATTCATCAGAATCAATATCGAAGACGAAATCCG ATACGCTTTGAAATTCATCGCCAAAAAGTACGGAGAGCTGAAGGTGACCATGACTCATGAGTGCGATCAAGAGTTGGCAGCCCATGTGACAAAAGTGAACGCCCTGGCAATCATCTCCAACGACTCGGACTTTCTCATCTACGAGGGATCCTGGAAGTACTGGTCATCTCGTGAGATACAGCTGCCCACCCTGGTGACCATGGAGTACAATCGGGCCGCTCTGGTTAGACATCTGGACTTGAGCTTCCAGCAAATGCCACTGTTGGCCACTCTCAGTGGCAACGACATCATGCCATTTGATGTCGTGAAGCTGCTTCATTACCAGCTTGGTTACGGGGATAAATTTTCCAAATTGGCCCGGTACATTAAAGGTCTCGGAAATGGACCCCTCAACGAGGCGGCTATTAGGAACATTTTGAGCGCATTTACAAACAGTAGCACTTGGTTTAAGCAGTTTCAGCAGAGCTTGGATACCTACAGTGTG AATATCAACCCGCAAGACGGTTCCACTACTGGCGATCTTGTTCAAGAAGCCCTTTCCAAGCAGGAATCCGCCTTCATGTATCTGTTATGGCTGGAAAAGCGACTGGACGTAAGCATCGGGTTGGTAGATATGCGCAGAACGGATTTTGGTCAGGACTACGGTCAGCTACAAATTTCACTGATTGTGCACATGGCTGGAATAATTCTGTTCCATCGCAAACCCCGACAGCCCACTCAGTGTTCGATCATCATCAAAACGACCCATCATGAACCACATCAGGCCCACAGTTACCCCGTAGTATATCCTCGAGGCATCGAAACCCCCACACTACTCGACCTTCTGTCCAAAGACCCCGTCGTCCTGGAAGACCTTCAAACTGTGAAGTATCAGCTCCTGGCGTGGATAGCTTCGGACACACTCAATCCGGACGAACTGCGAGAAGTCCCACCGCAGCTACGCATAACCGTTTTCAGCGTGTACTACCTCTTGGACCAAAAGGTCCTCGAGCTGTTTGAAGCCGACTTGCTACTGCAAGTAGCCTACGATGTGGCCTTCGAAACGTACGACCCCAAAGCCGTCGATTACCCCAGGAAGATCGCGAGTCGCCCCTTCCGCTTGGTTTTCCTCTATCAAACGATCTACGGTCTTGCTACGAAGGCCTACCGCCTGGTGGGCTTGGATGACGAAAACTTCCGTGACGACCCTCCCTTCGATGGGGTTCTGTTTCACAAGCGATACGACGATTGGAGCAAAGGGCAGTGCGAGCTGGAGAATATTGAAGAGTGGCGTATCTATAAAGAACTTGTCTCCCAAAGTTTGAAATTGGAAAAGAAGCGATGA